A stretch of the Actinoalloteichus fjordicus genome encodes the following:
- a CDS encoding helix-turn-helix domain-containing protein: MAWSTRQLAELAGTSLRAVRHYHAVGLLAEPERGSNGYKRYGVAHLVRLLRIKRLAELGFSLTQIADMGDADEHPEQELRALDAELAETIERLQRVRAELAVTLEQTAPTDLPTELGLSTSDMSLSEADRAFIVVLSRVLGREALNTYAQLLRTTEPHPADNDLTDLPPDADDQTRHELAKRLAAHVSDLDARHPGLLDVSQDTPLGKYVTAQTLSVAITDLYNPAQIDVMQRMSKILRASEEPDGDGDGG, encoded by the coding sequence GTGGCGTGGAGCACCCGCCAGCTCGCGGAGCTTGCCGGGACGAGTCTGCGGGCCGTGCGGCACTATCACGCCGTCGGCCTGCTCGCCGAACCCGAACGAGGCTCCAACGGCTACAAGCGCTACGGCGTGGCGCACCTCGTCCGCCTGCTGCGCATCAAGCGGCTGGCCGAACTCGGCTTCTCGTTGACGCAGATCGCCGACATGGGCGACGCTGACGAACACCCGGAGCAGGAGCTTCGCGCACTGGATGCCGAGCTGGCCGAGACCATCGAACGCCTGCAACGGGTGCGCGCCGAACTCGCGGTCACCCTGGAGCAGACCGCACCGACCGATCTGCCGACCGAGCTGGGCCTGTCCACCTCCGACATGAGCCTCAGTGAGGCCGACCGAGCATTCATCGTGGTCCTGTCCAGGGTGCTCGGCCGGGAGGCTCTCAACACCTACGCTCAGCTGCTGAGAACCACCGAACCGCACCCCGCGGACAACGACCTCACCGACCTGCCGCCCGATGCCGACGACCAGACTCGCCACGAGCTGGCCAAGCGACTGGCCGCCCACGTCAGCGACCTCGACGCCCGGCATCCCGGGCTCCTGGACGTGAGTCAGGACACGCCGCTCGGCAAGTACGTCACAGCACAGACGCTCAGCGTGGCCATCACCGATCTCTACAACCCGGCGCAGATCGACGTCATGCAGCGCATGAGCAAGATACTGAGGGCTTCCGAGGAGCCTGATGGGGACGGCGACGGGGGCTGA
- a CDS encoding S9 family peptidase produces MALPRFITVEEFFTSPARSRASISPDGTRIAYLALWRNRLNVWVQRIDVDEAARCVTAEEARDVRDYRWTDDPRWLLYTHSGGGDDLGHLYRVDLADPAAPIVDLTPFPGAVVAQFELPARRPGKAIVTLSSERLDALDLYEVDIASGELVMLAQSPGDVGGWLCGPEGDVFALALTIDGDIELSRWDGVTKTLTPIMLCEGADYPMSVYPTQITPDGTGLWIGSNRGSDRTRLVRLDLATGAESEVDSHPTFDLDSRSAVAPALPSPLILRQGTGELIGARYLGGRQVIHALDPRFAEVLANLEKLSDGDLAAVSSDESERRWLVSFTGDRDPGATFLYDHATGESRLLFRAYPALDPEALAPMTPVTIPARDGVALPSYLTLPVGVEPAGLPLVLVVHGGPWFRDGWGYHPVVQQLANRGYAVLQVNFRGSTGFGKAFVKAAIGEFAGKMHHDLIDAATWAVRQGYADPDRIAIFGGAYGGYAALVGATFTPGFFAAAVDYVGMSNLVSFMRTLPEALRPFLANNWHLFVGDPDEPAQRTDMLARSPISRLDQLRAPLLMVRRASGARAGRSEAEEIVAALRARDVEAECLVEEEGDLFRSPENLIDTQRAVDRFLARHLGGRQDDAW; encoded by the coding sequence ATGGCGTTGCCGAGATTCATCACCGTGGAGGAGTTCTTCACCTCTCCTGCCCGCAGCCGGGCGTCGATCTCGCCGGACGGGACCAGGATCGCCTACCTGGCGCTGTGGCGGAACCGCCTGAACGTGTGGGTGCAGCGCATCGACGTCGACGAGGCCGCGCGGTGTGTGACCGCAGAGGAGGCTCGCGACGTGCGGGACTACCGCTGGACCGATGATCCTCGGTGGCTGCTCTACACCCACAGCGGCGGCGGTGACGACCTCGGCCACCTCTACCGGGTGGATCTCGCGGACCCGGCCGCGCCGATCGTCGACCTCACGCCCTTCCCTGGCGCGGTGGTCGCCCAGTTCGAGCTTCCCGCCCGCCGACCGGGGAAGGCGATCGTCACGCTGAGCAGTGAGCGGCTCGATGCGCTGGATCTCTACGAGGTCGACATCGCCAGTGGTGAACTCGTGATGCTGGCGCAGAGCCCCGGCGACGTCGGCGGCTGGCTGTGTGGTCCCGAGGGGGACGTGTTCGCTCTCGCCCTGACGATCGACGGCGACATCGAACTGTCGCGGTGGGACGGTGTCACCAAGACGTTGACCCCGATCATGCTGTGTGAGGGCGCCGACTACCCGATGTCCGTCTACCCGACTCAGATCACCCCGGACGGGACCGGGCTGTGGATCGGCTCCAACCGGGGCAGCGACCGGACTCGGCTGGTTCGGCTCGACCTGGCCACCGGCGCGGAGTCCGAGGTCGACAGCCATCCGACATTCGACCTGGACAGCCGCTCCGCCGTGGCCCCCGCGCTTCCGTCGCCGCTCATCCTCCGCCAGGGGACGGGAGAACTGATCGGGGCCCGCTATCTGGGCGGGCGGCAGGTAATCCACGCTCTGGACCCCAGGTTCGCCGAGGTGCTGGCGAACCTGGAGAAGCTCTCCGACGGCGATCTCGCCGCAGTGTCCTCGGACGAGAGCGAACGGCGATGGCTCGTCTCCTTCACTGGTGATCGTGATCCCGGGGCCACCTTCCTCTACGACCATGCGACGGGAGAGAGCAGACTGCTCTTCCGCGCGTATCCGGCGCTGGACCCTGAGGCGCTGGCGCCGATGACACCGGTCACGATCCCCGCCCGCGACGGGGTCGCGCTGCCCTCGTATCTGACGCTGCCGGTGGGCGTGGAGCCTGCCGGGCTGCCGTTGGTCCTGGTGGTCCACGGCGGTCCGTGGTTTCGGGACGGCTGGGGGTACCACCCGGTCGTCCAGCAGTTGGCCAATCGCGGCTACGCGGTGCTCCAGGTGAACTTCCGCGGGTCGACCGGCTTCGGCAAGGCCTTCGTCAAGGCCGCCATCGGGGAGTTCGCAGGCAAGATGCACCACGACCTCATCGACGCCGCCACCTGGGCCGTCCGGCAGGGCTACGCCGATCCCGATCGGATCGCGATCTTCGGCGGCGCCTACGGCGGCTACGCGGCGCTGGTCGGCGCCACCTTCACCCCCGGCTTCTTCGCCGCCGCCGTCGACTACGTCGGCATGTCGAACCTCGTCAGCTTCATGCGGACGCTGCCCGAGGCGCTCCGGCCCTTCCTGGCCAACAACTGGCACCTCTTCGTCGGCGATCCCGACGAGCCCGCGCAGCGCACCGACATGCTGGCCCGCTCGCCGATCAGCAGGCTGGATCAGCTCCGCGCGCCCCTGCTGATGGTCCGGCGGGCCTCGGGCGCCCGAGCGGGCCGGTCCGAGGCCGAGGAGATCGTGGCGGCACTGCGCGCCCGCGACGTCGAGGCCGAGTGTCTGGTCGAGGAGGAGGGGGACCTCTTCCGCAGTCCGGAGAAC